GGATAGCGGCGCTGATGGCGACCCCGGTGTTCTTGCCGTCCGTGTCCATCGGCATGCCCGCGGCACATCCCACCATCATGCCCTTGACGACTTTGATACCGGAGATCGGCGCGCAGGGCATACCGTTGAGCGCGGTGTCGCCGCCGGAGCCGCTCGGTGGCTGTCCGGGGCCGTACCAGAACCGCTTATCGTCGCCGAAATCCATTTCATGTTGGGTGTGTTCGTAATAGACCCGTGCCTGCAGGGTGCCCCAGCCCTGGTCGCCGGTATAGGCCAGGTTGAACTGGTCGCTCAGGTTATCCGTCATATCCATCCGCTGATTCGGATAGTTCTCATAGGGGATGTGTTGATTGCCGTAGGTGAAGCTGACCAGATTGCGGTCGTTCTTCCACGCGAATTTGACGGACTGATTGATGGCCTCAAAGGCGGTGGAGCCCACCTGATCCAACGGCAGGGTGTGCCCAACCCGGCCGGTGAAACGATAGTCTTTGAAATTCCCGCCGGCCTGGTAGTTGTCGGACTTGGCATAGGCGCCGGTGTAGTTGAGACTTAAGTTGTCGGTGGCCACGCTGCCGGAGAGGTTGCCTCCCCAGCTAGCGCCGTTGCTGCGGTAAAAGGCGCCGGCGCTGCCCGTCGCAAGCTGCTTGCCGGGGTCCGCGAAGGCGGGGGACGCGGATTGCACCACGATACTGCCGCCAATGCTGTCGCCGCCCACACTCACCGGTGTTACGCCGGCATAGACCTGTACGCTGTCCACCGCCGTCGGGTCGATCGAGGACAGCGGTGAGTTCATGTGATTGGGGCAGGCGGCGACGAGGTCCATGCCGTCCACCTTCGTGCGCAGGCGATCATCTGCCAGACCACGAATGACCGGCAGACCGGAGACCCCGCCCGCGCCATAGGTGCTGACGCCGGGGATGTCCACGAGCAGGCTGGCGGTGTCGCTGGTGCGGGCGCGCTTGGGGGCGATCACGGCGGCATTCAGTGTCGTGGCACCGGCACCGGGCAGGTCCTCCGGGCGGGCCGTGACGACGACTTCCTGCAGGGTGGCGGTATCTTCCGCCGCCAGGCCGGCGGCCGCGTAGACGGCAAGGAATGCCGTAACGAGGTTGAGACGAGACTGCATACGGTCAGATTCCTGGATGATCCAAGGTGCGGGCAGCGCCTGGCGGCGCCGTCGCTCAGGGTCGCCGACCGCCGCCGGGGGCGGGGACTGGTCGGCCCAACCGCCGACCGGGTGCCAGGGTGGGCGATCGGCAGTTATGGGAGGAGGATTGTCTGGGAAGCGGCAGGCGATGGGTATGCGACAAATTGTCGCGCGAGACGCCCCGGTCCTTCATGTGGTCCGTCCAGGTGGTTTCAGCCGCGAGCGGGCAGGCGCGGAGTCCGCACTGGTCTAACGCAGTTGCGTCGGCAACCACGCCTTCGGCAGCAACCAACGCGACATCCTGAGCGCCGCGCCCGAGCCCGGCGACCTGTTCGTCGCCGGGCTCCTGGTGCTCGCCGGCCGACGTCTGGCCGCGCGTCGGCCGCCGCGGCCAGCCGCGATCCAGGCCCCCATTACTGGCGTGGAAGGCTTCGGCCTAGGAGGCGGGGGGCTCGTGACACCGCTCGGAGGAGGGCTGGGAGACAGATCGAAGCCGACGAGTTGGAGCAAGACCTGGCCGTTGCTCAAGCTGCCCATGATCATCGTCAATACCCCGACAGATTTTCCACCCGGAACACCTGATCCTCCTCGCAACGGCCGGTCTTCTCGAACCAGCGCACCGTCATGAAGCGCCCGTTGGCGTCTTGCTTCAGCATCAATACCGGGCCGTAGACCTGATGTTCCGCGGTGATCTTCTCGATCGTCTCCGGGCAGGTCGGCGGTGGAGATGGGCAGCCGCTCGGTCTGGAGCACGCGCTCGGCATCGGCACGGAATGGATGGTGCGGCGTTGCGGGCGTCGGCATGGGCTGTTCCGCCGTGACCGGCAGGTCTCTGGCGGAGCGCTCCGGCAGCAGTGTCCCGGTCAGCGGGTCGCCCAACAGGTCGAGCAGCGGGGGCATGGGGTAAGTAAGGGATGCCGTTTCACCAGAATTTGGCAGAGCGGCTGGGGCGCCCGCCGCGTTGGTGCCGGGCGACCCTGGGGCGCGGGCTCCATCCGTCGCGTCCGGGGACCGGAACAGGCTTCCTTGACCATTCACCGCCACCTGGACCTGCATGTCGTCCCCTACCCGGTAAACGACGGTCGCCCGGCAGATCTTGGATAGTTCATCGCGAATGGCATTGATGCGCTCCCCGGCCCCGACCAGGCCGCCCTGGTTGTCCGCGTCCGCCAGAAAGACATAGCCGTAACGCAGGCCCGGCGGCAGAGTGCGGTCCGGGGTGCCGGGTTGCAGCAGGCGATGCACCCGCAGGATGCGTCCCACCACCTGGATGCCGAAATCCGTGTCTCTTGCGCCGCGCAGAGAGGCGAGCACGAAGGCGCGCGGGGCGTCGAAACCGAGTGCCACGGCGACCTTGAAGATCAGCACCTCCTTGCGTTCACTGACGACGCGTCGTTCGCGTGCGTCCGCAGCTTGGCGGAGCTGTGACTCGGCGTAGCGGAAGATGGCAGGTAGATGACCTTCGTCTCACCGGTGACGAGCACCTGGACCTCCACACCCGGGTCGAATGGGGTCAGCAGGTCGCCGTGGATTAATTGGAGCACGGCCTGCACGGTGGTGCCGGAGCCGGCGAAGAAGTCGAGGACCACTGCGTGGGGGTCATGGATCAGTGCCAGGATACGTTGAATCGGCTCAACCGGCTCCCTGATCTATGAAGTTGCCGGGGGCGGTGGTGCCCTCCCGGCCGGCGGCGATTCAGCGCTGCTCAACGGGCGTGAGCTTCCACTCCAGTTGGTTAAGCTGCGCGTCGCGGTTCGGGTCGAAACCATCCTGCTGCGAATACAGGCGATCACCCCCCGGGGTGGTCCAGCGGAAGCGGTAGTCGGAGGAGTCCTGTTCGACCTCCCGGGTGTAGGGGTTGACGTATTTTTCCTGTCCGGTGAGCAGCAGGTAGTTGTCCTCGCTGATACGCTCTTGCATGGCGCTGCGATGCGCGAAGATCTCCTGGTCGATACGCTCCAAAGAGCGGAACAGCGCGGCGGCCGCCTGGCCGCGTTCGCCGGCCGCCCGGACATAGGCGGCGACCCATTGCGGATTGAATTTGAGCGACTGGCGTACGATGTCCAGAACGGGCTTCCACTGGGTTTCCTGCGCGGCCGGGGCGCGCATATGGAAGGTGAATTGGTTGGACCAGATCCCGGCCGCTGCCCGCCAGTCGCCCAGCGCCGTCAGGGCCGCCTCGCGGTAGCGGTTGCCGCCCTCGGTGTATTCGATGACGAGGGCGCCCGCGGTGAAGGTCATCGGCGGCTTGCCGAGTTGCGCCATCTGGGCGTTGACGCCCTGGGAGAGCTTGGTGCAAAGGTCCGCGACCATGGGTAGATCGATGCGCTCGATGACCCGCACGTCCGTGGCCTTGGGACGGACGAGTTTGAAACCCTCCATCAGGTATTGCTCGACGGTGGGCATGGGCTTGACCAAGGCACCGTTGTAGGTACGGCCGGGCGGAAAGAGTTGTGCCAGGCTGGCAAATTCGGCCGCCCGCGACCAGTCCACGAAGTTGTAGCTGGGCGCCCAGCGCACCATGACGGTCCCGGCCGTGTCGCGCTTGACGCTGAAGTCACACTTGGTTTCGATGGCGTTCAGCGCCCCGCCCGCCTGGGTCGGATCGACCGAGAAGAGGCCGCCCTCGATCAGCCAGCCCTGTGGGACCAGGACGCTGAACGCGTTTTGCCTGGGTTCGGCCTGGCGGCGCATGACCAGGGGTCCGGGCGCTGCCGGGGGCTGGGCAGATGACGGACGGGAGGAGGCTGCGGGCGGGGGCGCGGTCAGCGCGGGCCTGTCGCCGTTGTCCGCCTCACCCTGCATCGGGAGTCCCTGCGTGCTGTCGTCCGTCTGGTCCGTCGCTTGCGCGGCGGTGGCAGGCGTCGCCGCCTCCTGCGACTGCGCCCAGCCGGACGGCCGCCCGGTGTCGGCGCCGGCCCGGGATGCGGCCTGGACCGCACTGTCCCGCGGGGGCTGAGCGCCGGTCGGGGTGAGGGTCGTGGTGGTGTGTGAACTGTTCTGGCTGGAGACCTCCTGTTGCTGGTCTGCCTGGGTGGCAATCCCCTGCACGGAGACGCTGCGGGTCGACTCGTCGGAGACGAAGATCCCGGTCTGGACATCAATCTTGACCCTGGCCTTCTCCGCCATCTCAATGTTGCGCAGCGTGAGGGCGACTCCCTGCGCCTCGATGGTCTTCGGCTTGGACAGGCTGTAGGTCGAATTCGCCTCGATCACGGCAACATCGCCGTGGCTGCCCGGCTCGAGTGCGACGAGCTTGCAGTCGTAGCGCACCTTGAGTTCGCCGACCAGCGGCAGGTCCATTCGTACACCTGCTTTCCACGCGTCGCCGACGGCGATCGCAGCCTTGGGCATCAGGGCCTCGAGGCGTCTGAAATTCGACTCAAAGCCCTTGTCGCTCTTCGCGATCCGCATCTCGGCCAGGAGTCCTTGCTGCATCGGCGTGTGCGCCTTGGTATCCAGGTCGGTCCATAATTTGTCCAAACCCGAAACCTCCACCACGGTGTCGTCGGCGTCGAGCGTGACGAGGACCTCGGCCTTCATCAGGGGTGCGTAGGCGAACTCCATCCCGCTCGTCTGCTGGCCCTGCCGCGTACTGTCGAAGCGGTATTGCTGACCGCTCTCCAGACCCTCGGTCCTGGCCTCGACCAATCGGATCAGGACCTTTTTCTCGTCCTGATCGTTGGGCTCCGGGACTTGCATCCGCCAGACCTCCCGGGAGTCATCCTTGCTCGGGGACTTTTCGCCGCCGGTCTCGGTACTGCCCTGCGACTGCGAGACGGTGGTCATCAGATAGTCCCCGGGCGGGAAGGCCAGCCGTACCTTCATCTTCTCCCCCCCCGCGTCGGCTGCTCCCGCCGCGCACAAGACGAGCGTCGCGTACAACCACTTCTTCATCGCTTTCATACCCATTGCCCTCCTCGCTGAGGTCATCGTTCAGGTGAACAAACCGCCATAGCGTATCAAATACAGGTGCGCTTAGCCTCGGGTGTTCGCACCGCGGGGTGCCTGGCGCTGGTGCACCCATGCGCCGGGCGGCTTGTGTCCGCGCCGCTCATAGTCTAGGGTTTGCTCAGGTTCAACCGTCCGATGGAGTGCGGCCATGCGCCCGGTGCAGACACCCGTTTCCCTGTGCTCGATTCCGGCGCTGTTGGCGGCGCTGCTCGTCCAGCCCGCGCTGGCGGTGGCCGATGCGGGTGCGCGCGCGGCGCCGCGTCCGGACCCTGGGGCTGGGGTGGCCGCGTCGGTGCCGGTGCCGGTGCCGGCGGCGAGCGCCGCAGCCGGGGTTGCGCCGCCGGCATTGATGCTGGCCGAGGTCTACCGGCCCGGCATTGACGTGGCCGACTATTGGGTCAGCGAGAAGCTCGACGGGGTGCGCGCCTATTGGGACGGGGCGCGGCTCATCAGCCGCGGGGGGCATGAGATCCGGGCGCCCGCCTGGTTTACGGCCGGCTTTCCGCCCGAGCCCCTGGACGGCGAGCTATGGCTGGGGCGGGGGCGTTTCGAGGCCCTGTCGGGGACGGTGCGGCGGCTGGTGCCGGTGGATGCGGCTTGGCGGGAGGTCCGCTATCTGGTGTTCGACCTGCCGGGGTCGCAGGCGGCCTTCGGGGCACGTCTCGTCCGGCTGCGGGACCTCGTCGCGGCGGCGGGCAACCCCGGGCTCGGGGGCCTGGAGCAGGTGCGCCTCCCGGACCAGGCGGCATTGATGGCGATGCTCGACGTGGTGGCCCGGGCCGGCGGCGAGGGGCTGATGCTGCATCGTGATGCGTCTGTGTACCGCGGGGCGCGCTCGCCGGACTTGCTGAAGCTCAAGCCCTATCAGGACGCGGAGGCCCGCGTCATCGGCCAGGTCGCGGGTAAGGGCCGGTTCCTGGGGATGCTGGGTGCGCTGGAGGTGCAGGACGAGGATGGCCGGCGCTTCCGTATCGGCACCGGCTTTACCGACGTGGTGCGACGGGACCCACCGCCGCTGGGGAGCCTGGTGACCTTCAAGTACCGGGGGCGGACCGCCGACGGCATCCCGCGCTTCGTGAGCTTCCTGCGGGTCGATCCGGAGCCCCCGGACCCCCTGCCCGAACGCTAGTACCCGGTTTCAGCTTATCTTGTGTATCGACCCCAACGGGGTCGAACATACCAGCCCAGGGCAGCGCCCTGGGTATGGGGTATCGCAGAGCTTAGCCCTGAAAGGGCGTGACATAACGGCGTGGCTCCTTATGTCACGCCCTTTCAGGGCTAGGCCGACTAAACAACGCTACCCCAGGGCGTTGCCCTGGGCTGGTATATCGCGCCCCTTCGGGGCTTGAGCAGGCGCAAGAATAGCTGGAGCGGGGTACTTAGCGCCAGGCTTCAAAAGCGGAACAGGTCCGTCATGGTCACTTGGACCTCGACCCCCGCCAGGGTCGCTGCGATGGCACCCTCGGCGACCGAGCGGGACTGCCGATAGCGGCGCGCGAAGCGGTCCGGGTCCTGGTACTCGTGGATGCTCTTGTGCTGCACGTCCACGATCCAGTACAGCGGCACCCCGGCCCGGGCGTATTTGGGCAGTTTGGTCTTGCGGTCATAATTCAGGGTCGAGTCCGAAACCTCGATCAGCAGCAACACGTCCTCCGCGCTCGGGTGGCCGGTCTGATAGAGGTCGTCGCGCGGTTTGAGCACCAGCAGGTCGGGATACAACTCGCTGCGGTGGTCCAGGGCGAGGGGGCCTTGAACATTCAGGAGTGCCCGCTCGCCCAGGGCCTTGGTCAAAACCCGGATGAGGCCGACGGTGCAGCCGCTATGCGTCGGTCCAATCGGTGGCATGTCACGCATCTCCCCATCGATGAGCTCGATCCGGTCGTTCTCGGTCAGGACGCCGGC
The DNA window shown above is from Candidatus Thiodictyon syntrophicum and carries:
- a CDS encoding site-specific DNA-methyltransferase, whose product is MVLDFFAGSGTTVQAVLQLIHGDLLTPFDPGVEVQVLVTGETKVIYLPSSATPSHSSAKLRTHANDASSVNARRC
- a CDS encoding DUF6263 family protein, which encodes MGMKAMKKWLYATLVLCAAGAADAGGEKMKVRLAFPPGDYLMTTVSQSQGSTETGGEKSPSKDDSREVWRMQVPEPNDQDEKKVLIRLVEARTEGLESGQQYRFDSTRQGQQTSGMEFAYAPLMKAEVLVTLDADDTVVEVSGLDKLWTDLDTKAHTPMQQGLLAEMRIAKSDKGFESNFRRLEALMPKAAIAVGDAWKAGVRMDLPLVGELKVRYDCKLVALEPGSHGDVAVIEANSTYSLSKPKTIEAQGVALTLRNIEMAEKARVKIDVQTGIFVSDESTRSVSVQGIATQADQQQEVSSQNSSHTTTTLTPTGAQPPRDSAVQAASRAGADTGRPSGWAQSQEAATPATAAQATDQTDDSTQGLPMQGEADNGDRPALTAPPPAASSRPSSAQPPAAPGPLVMRRQAEPRQNAFSVLVPQGWLIEGGLFSVDPTQAGGALNAIETKCDFSVKRDTAGTVMVRWAPSYNFVDWSRAAEFASLAQLFPPGRTYNGALVKPMPTVEQYLMEGFKLVRPKATDVRVIERIDLPMVADLCTKLSQGVNAQMAQLGKPPMTFTAGALVIEYTEGGNRYREAALTALGDWRAAAGIWSNQFTFHMRAPAAQETQWKPVLDIVRQSLKFNPQWVAAYVRAAGERGQAAAALFRSLERIDQEIFAHRSAMQERISEDNYLLLTGQEKYVNPYTREVEQDSSDYRFRWTTPGGDRLYSQQDGFDPNRDAQLNQLEWKLTPVEQR
- a CDS encoding DNA ligase, with protein sequence MRPVQTPVSLCSIPALLAALLVQPALAVADAGARAAPRPDPGAGVAASVPVPVPAASAAAGVAPPALMLAEVYRPGIDVADYWVSEKLDGVRAYWDGARLISRGGHEIRAPAWFTAGFPPEPLDGELWLGRGRFEALSGTVRRLVPVDAAWREVRYLVFDLPGSQAAFGARLVRLRDLVAAAGNPGLGGLEQVRLPDQAALMAMLDVVARAGGEGLMLHRDASVYRGARSPDLLKLKPYQDAEARVIGQVAGKGRFLGMLGALEVQDEDGRRFRIGTGFTDVVRRDPPPLGSLVTFKYRGRTADGIPRFVSFLRVDPEPPDPLPER
- a CDS encoding Uma2 family endonuclease, producing MDVQQIQPPLHRINVAQFHLMLAAGVLTENDRIELIDGEMRDMPPIGPTHSGCTVGLIRVLTKALGERALLNVQGPLALDHRSELYPDLLVLKPRDDLYQTGHPSAEDVLLLIEVSDSTLNYDRKTKLPKYARAGVPLYWIVDVQHKSIHEYQDPDRFARRYRQSRSVAEGAIAATLAGVEVQVTMTDLFRF